From Falco cherrug isolate bFalChe1 chromosome 4, bFalChe1.pri, whole genome shotgun sequence, one genomic window encodes:
- the GJD4 gene encoding gap junction delta-4 protein, producing the protein MERWDSLGFLVVTLNYNVTIVGKIWLMLIILLRMAVVVLAGYPLYQDEQERFICNTLQPGCSNVCYDLFSPVSHFRFWLIQTVSILLPYAAFSIYVLHKVAMYIVRMHCLVHGCKGNKGLSSPKDLKELCRSTLVSRLDCGADNLSVLNFSGAYTIHLFIRTLLEAAFAAVQYFLFGFFVPERFSCYHSPCTSTVDCYISRPTEKSIMMIFIWGVSSLSFLLSLADLVCALRRRTERNQKNKLLANLHVENECILNLPPVQHGSSSPQNQDCPISNSSQTSDGSCSLLSEEEGEVAVLHPEVVSQQTASTNLNSNSNKPCIAGDLAAKQDSTEEPSCTGDHQGATCGQVRPSLQQDFIKDTALRPQIKSHLRGSSSVVQSKLLGYYPSAELKTLDAQSNYSSTSCLRSKKSEWV; encoded by the exons ATGGAGCGCTGGGACTCACTGGGATTTTTGGTTGTCACGCTGAACTATAATGTGACTATTGTTG GAAAGATCTGGCTAATGTTAATAATTCTGCTGCGAATGGCAGTGGTAGTGTTAGCAGGCTACCCACTCTACCAAGATGAGCAGGAGCGCTTCATCTGCAACACCCTGCAACCAGGATGCTCCAACGTTTGCTATGACTTGTTCTCTCCTGTATCTCACTTTAGATTCTGGCTCATTCAGACTGTGTCCATCCTGCTACCTTATGCTGCATTCAGCATTTATGTTTTGCACAAGGTAGCTATGTACATTGTAAGAATGCACTGTTTGGTACATGGATGCAAAGGGAATAAGGGTTTATCAAGCCCCAAAGACCTGAAGGAGCTCTGTAGAAGTACCCTTGTCAGTAGATTAGATTGTGGTGCAGACAACCTAAGTGTCCTTAATTTTTCTGGGGCGTATACTATTCATCTCTTTATTAGGACCCTACTTGAGGCTGCCTTTGCAGctgtgcagtattttctttttggattttttgttcCTGAGCGCTTTTCCTGCTACCACTCACCTTGTACAAGCACAGTTGATTGTTACATCTCCCGGCCCACCGAGAAATCCATCATGATGATTTTCATCTGGGGAGTCAGCAGTCTATCCTTTCTGCTTAGCCTAGCTGATCTTGTCTGTGCTCTCCGgagaaggacagaaagaaaccaaaagaacaaGCTGCTGGCAAACCTCCATGTAGAgaatgaatgcattttaaatctTCCCCCTGTACAGCATGGTAGTTCTTCACCTCAAAATCAAGACTGTCCAATATCAAATAGCAGCCAGACCAGTGATGGCTCCTGCTCACTTCtctctgaggaggaaggagaggtggcTGTTCTTCATCCTGAAGTGGTCTCTCAGCAAACTGCCAGCACTAACCTCAACAGCAATAGCAACAAGCCCTGTATAGCAGGAGATCTTGCTGCTAAGCAAGATAGCACTGAAGAACCTTCCTGTACTGGAGACCATCAAGGAGCTACGTGCGGGCAAGTCAGACCCAGTCTTCAGCAAGACTTCATTAAAGATACTGCCCTGAGACCTCAGATCAAGTCTCACCTTAGAGGTTCTTCCTCTGTAGTTCAGAGCAAGCTTTTAGGATACTACCCTTCAGCTGAGCTAAAAACCCTTGATGCACAATCAAATTATAGCAGTACTAGTTGCTTGAGGTCAAAAAAGTCAGAATGGGTATAG